From a region of the Enterobacter sp. JBIWA008 genome:
- a CDS encoding glycosyltransferase family 9 protein — protein sequence MSYVFLLILLFPVKLIRKLFSKQTGKNLVIQTAKIGDFVNATPLLAYLQKSDVLISRSVGALAKHDETIDEIFFIEQHKRNLWRKLVFACRIMNRYDNVYLLQPNSVNLFFASVCNAKNKQFLSTYTRRWYHGIFYATADGTVEHGRKTLSVTNYLKLADRALTWQDSPKHATKPLFKPATYPAILDKPGVIRIGISVAAGNKAKTVPPVIWKQIADRLADLRCEFYVFGAPNEQSWMDDITRAYGELPNFINLIGKISLEELPWAISKMDCYIASDSGNIYIADAVGVPVVMLFGPCCHYEQRPLGNVLLIGNDENINSYVFETRYYFSQPKEKLFAIDDVDMDNIVSLLTTINKKALPEA from the coding sequence ATGAGTTATGTATTTCTGCTGATTTTACTCTTTCCGGTGAAGCTTATCCGGAAGCTGTTCAGTAAACAGACAGGTAAAAACCTGGTCATTCAGACAGCAAAAATCGGTGATTTTGTTAATGCCACGCCCCTCCTTGCATACCTGCAAAAAAGCGACGTACTCATCAGCCGTAGCGTGGGTGCGCTGGCGAAGCATGATGAGACGATCGACGAGATTTTTTTTATCGAGCAGCATAAGCGTAACCTGTGGCGAAAGCTGGTCTTCGCCTGCCGGATCATGAACCGCTATGACAATGTCTATCTCCTGCAACCTAACAGTGTGAACCTCTTTTTCGCGTCCGTGTGTAATGCTAAAAACAAACAGTTTTTAAGCACTTACACGCGCAGGTGGTATCACGGTATTTTCTATGCAACGGCAGACGGTACCGTTGAACACGGTCGAAAGACGCTGTCGGTAACGAACTATCTCAAACTGGCCGATCGCGCCTTAACCTGGCAAGACTCGCCAAAGCACGCCACAAAGCCACTTTTCAAACCCGCGACCTATCCAGCAATCCTCGATAAACCCGGCGTGATCCGCATTGGCATCAGCGTAGCCGCCGGAAATAAAGCGAAAACCGTTCCGCCGGTCATCTGGAAGCAAATTGCAGATCGCCTCGCCGACCTGCGCTGCGAGTTTTATGTCTTTGGCGCGCCGAATGAACAATCGTGGATGGATGACATCACCCGCGCTTATGGTGAACTGCCCAACTTTATTAATCTGATCGGCAAAATCTCGCTTGAAGAGCTGCCGTGGGCCATTTCTAAAATGGATTGCTACATCGCGTCTGACTCGGGGAATATCTACATTGCCGATGCAGTGGGGGTGCCGGTAGTTATGTTATTTGGACCTTGCTGCCATTATGAACAACGCCCTCTTGGTAACGTTCTGTTGATTGGTAATGATGAAAACATTAACTCCTACGTTTTTGAAACACGTTATTACTTCAGCCAGCCGAAAGAAAAACTTTTTGCTATAGACGACGTTGATATGGATAACATAGTGAGTTTATTAACGACCATAAATAAAAAAGCATTACCAGAGGCGTAA